The region TTTTATGCCCAAATATAAAACTCTCCTATAGGTGTGAATAGCCTACAAATGTCACTCCCAATTCTCATGATTGCCTCACtgaatgaatttgttgtattttgtgcggaaaacttgtgcagtacctacaatcAATGCATTGCACTCTGCCTCCACTGCTACAATCTGCAACATTAAATCATCACTTTTGCAATCTACTTGTTCTTCTTCAGGGTCATCCTCATTCGCTAGATTCAAGACTACATCCTCCTCACCCCGGGAGGCatcctcctcatcttggaaggGAAACAAACTAGTCTATTCTTCAAACAATGAATACAACacaccctcttcttcttcagccaaagtctcctcctttttccagccatcccaccaatgacatttggtttcaacctacacttggacatcactctctaccgAGTCTAGACTGCCAAAAAAAATTTTGATGACTGATTCGGCCTCATCATCTGAAACTCTAGTTTGTTTATtgataacataaaagcacccaactccaggatcaactatccaatcggatcccatctctgctcaagccaaccgtgactctgataccaattgttagttttaaaatgagcaaagaaaacacataataatgaacacaaaacaacagaaagaataatagacacaacaaagaactcaagacacaagattaacgtggttcaccattaAATGGCTACGTCCACAAAAAATacagggagaattcttattaaccaatatccaattacatagTACATCATATATGGGCTAcacacagccatttatataaacatatcaaatatgaaatgaagagtcttctcagaaagacaaacaaccatgtgactgttggacttcatatacccaacaaaacCAGATACACTCACTTTCACCTACTCCAAACAGAAGTTGTCATATAATCTAAAAATTGAAAGTCAAGTTTTACCAAATGATTACGATTTGCTACAGGTGCATTAACTTGAAGCTATGGCAATTACAGTGTGCGCAGCCCCATTGTTGTATATTATAATATGAAACACCAATATAATCATGGCATCTATGAGTAACTATTTATTGGGCAAATTTACTTTCCAAATTGTGCCACTAAACCCAAATTAAATTTCCTTCTCGTTATTCATAGCTGTCGATTTGCTTCTgcttttgttgtaatgatttttaGAAACAAAAACTTGCTAGAAATTTGTCTCAAATGATCAACGCGAACTGTTTGAACAGAATTATCATAGAGTTCTTCAGATAATTTAACAGTCTTGGTAAACAGAAAAATGTCTAATAAAACTAGTGTCTATTCATAATATCTTTGAAAGACTAATCGTTAATTAAAaagattattataaataaatattgattgcaAATTTTTGAATATTATATTAAAAATGCTGATTTATTTGTTTTTAAACTTGTAGTAATTAGTTTTGTTTTTTTCATATTCTTGATTATTAgatggtttaatttttttttttctttagaatTGTTTATAGATATTCAAATTTCTTGTTAATAATATGTAAAGGAGTGCATGTACACTTGATGGGCTCGAAAATCTTTAGAATATATCTCTACTTTACACATCTAAAATGTTGAACACCTCTAATGAATGGTGTTTATGTTGAGGGTGATCATAAGAAATAAATGAAAGATGCTAAGAcatcaaatttcaaaatatttaacattcataaatATGAACAAATCACAAGACTTGCTATTTATAACAACTTAGGAGAATATAAATAAAGAGAAAATAAGATTATTAAAAATATTCGACTTTATAAATTGTCTAGCAAGAAAGGTCATATACATCTCAAACCTTATAAGTAAAGTGCAATTGTGTAAGACTTCTATTTTTTCGCTCTATTTTTGGAGATTGGTCCAATTTACTTTTCTAACATTGAAGTGCCTTTCAAGGCCAAGAGTTACAGATCTTAACTACTTTCATTAGGTTGTACCCAAAATGGTTGGATTAAGGCTACAAACTATTCTATTCTTTTGCCCTTCAAAGGTATAGAATTTTATTTAGAATTAAAATTTCAATGAAAAAAACAAAGTAGACAATTTCCAAGCATTTGACATACGAATTGTTTTTGCTATAGGTGCATTAACTTGGAGCTATGGAAAGAGGAATTTGAGTATAGAATTATAGATTTTCAAGCAAGCTCAAAATTTTCACAAACATCTTCTATTGACTTTTTTATCAATCCCAATTTATCTATCCAAAaagattcaatttcttgcatagtaggcaatgttggcaatttggaggaattgattatgtgttgcattgatgtttgtcattgatgtcaacactagcttatttggttgtctactgGATTCCGGTAGAGTGGTTTGACTTTcatgatgatcaagagatttgtctctggtatatttcgattggtggaattggtttggtttggtcattcatgtggttcagatgcttgtcacattcagttggtttgggatatggtgatccgaaagctatcatatgttctactaagacttttggttaccagtaagggttctaccggcagagctttattgaagatcttttgatgaatttgataagtggtggtggtgcagcttctagaaggttttcaggatgctgatggttaacATGTGTGATGGTGTTATTTGATTTGGTtaatggcgacctattttaggtccagctttattctgctaggttatggaccggtttatgtaacgtttTGGTGGATTCTCCTAatgcgttactggttggatttattgtttggttaatgttgttttattCTTAGGTCGACTTGGATTATCtttggtttgcaggtttatgtaatggatttattgtatcatcttttaggtggccgacctaattgtttaggtactGGGTTGGTAATCATAtggagaggatttggtcaatcataggtgatcgaattgagtttgtgtaagaggttttagacctctgacattgagcttaactaaaattgtagtcaggcataggagatgctattcttgcagttcattcttatttctagattgtagtctaggtTTCTTTTGTAATCAGTGAGagtcctttgtgatgagcagtgcactctaggctattgaccttcttgcatgtgcaggccccttattgtaatcacatacttactgcagaagtattatttgactgtgggtaggcttcctaccgtggtttttctctttatcaggttttccacgtacaaatcttggtgttatgttttgtggatgcatggtattttttttatggtttatgtctgtgcttaattgatatatctattattctgatatttgatttatgcattctggtaaaaggtttgtgtgcttaaattttcataatctgttaacaactgattcaccacccccccccccctcgctCGCCCTCTTAGTTTTTCACCGGTTATCTTAACATGCAACATAATGTGGTTGATATTCAAAGACCAAGAATAGCCTTGCAAGATCCAATTATACTTGCAGTAGCCACACAATCAACTATCTTTGATTTTGTTTACTAAAATTCTTTGTTTAAAGAAATAGGATGAGGTGTAAAAGCATAGAAGAAAGATTCAAAGCTGGTTAAGAATGGAAACAATGTATACATTATTTATAAATAATGTTACTCTCATATATAACAATAATGTCATTTATCTAtctatatacattatatatttagACTTTCATTATATTTGGGAGTCCAATCTTGGTGTATTGTTTATCGTGTGTACTTCTTTAAAAAATCTATCCTCCTTGGTCCACTTCACCTTCAAATTCTTCATGTACCCAACTTACCATTTCTGCTCCATTTTCCTTGATATCCTTAACATGTATCCCTCTTCTTTGTGCTATTTCCATTGCATGTATTCTTTCATAACACAAATGAACACAAATtctaacttttatttaaaaaatattttattatatgcATATCATTTACTCTATTATATCTTttatatttgtaatatttatttaagttACATATTAACTATCAAACGTTACAAAAACTTATTAAAAACCCATCAAAATAAAAAAGCCATATATCATGAAGGAAGATAAAATAATAATGTGAATTTAATCCAACAACTTTAGAATTTAATTCAAGGGGACATATCATAGCCACTACTAGTGAGGTTAAGAATCCTAATAGAGGAAACTTCCTCAAGGATACCACACTATAGAAGGATACTCTAAGAAATAATGTAACTATCAAGCTTACCAAGGCTATAATAGATGATGAAAGGAAAAAGTGTACAACTACTTTCTTGTCATTGGAAAACCAAATCAATACAATGGAGGATATTGAAAGAGATGTGAGTAGGTTATATTAGTTATTTTTATAATGGTCATTGATAGTAGCTCTACTCAAGGCGTAGGTGGATAATCTAGAGCTATAGATCATCCAAAAATCAAGTAGCTATGATGCATTAGAAGATCTAGATGAGAAGGATTGGGTAGACATAAATACCCTACATGGCCAATACCAACAATTAGAAGAGTAGAAGGATAAGACTTGGCACCAGTTTCATTGGCTATGGGAGGTTGTTAATTTATGGTTGGCTCATATCTTCAATGTACTTAGATACACAACAATTCTTCCAAACTCCTTAAATACCCACCACAGTTCTATAATTAGAGTAACAATTGTTGTAGCCCCACATCCACATCTACTAGCTACAGTTGGCCATAAATTAGTGTGAAAATAATTTTGATAGCCTCCAAGACATATACAAGGACAtacttataacatgaaaaaattGACTTGAGGACAAGTCAATGTTTTAAAGGGGAGATGATATTGGCAAAGAAGGTACCATAGATAGACATCTAGAGATTAACACTGCATCTTGTTGAATCAAAGCCATAGAGCATAAGGTGTTGTATGTGTTCTTACTCTTCTATTTAAGTTAAGATATCTTCTGTCTGGAATTAGTTCTATGTTCACCTTAAATGGACCAAATTTGGGATAAAGACTACAACATCAAAAGCTCTTTGACGTTCAAAACTCAAGTATTTATCCCTATATTTTTTGTTAATAGGCTTCCTCAAAGTTGAGGGATTATGTGGAGGTTTGTAGAAAGGGGGAAGGTATTAGAGGTGGGTCATAGGGTCCTTGCTAGAAGGTAAATGAGATCACATCTATGTGGACAATTCATCCTCCTTTCATCTTACCATTGCCAAGcaatgaaaataaaaattgagtTGAGCCCACAAGGTGGTCCTGTATCTTTTGGTTTAGATTCAATAGTTAAAGAAGGGAGAGTAGTTAGGAAAGAAATTTACATCGATGATTTAAAGGGCAATGATGTTTTTAGAGTTTAGAACTCTTTGAAGCGCTTCAATTTTTATGCCACTTGcttatctcatttttttttgccacaATTCATTCAATTCCTGTAATATGATTGTCTTTGTGCTACTAATTTTAAATATATAGTTATTTTTAATCTTTACACTAGTATTTCATATAATAACTATTTGATTATTTGTTCAATCTTAATActaaatatattctcatcaatattaaaaattcaaaactttTTAAAACTAGCCTTTTTTAAAAATTTGTATACTTATTCTTTACATATAAAAATTTTAATTCTCATATATCTTTAAAAACTTACGTATTAATTATCCTCTTAATTCTTCCCAAAAACTCTTTTAACACCTTATCCCTTGGGGATCATCGAATTCGCAAAGAGATTAGTCCGTAGTGGTCATCCTTTGTTAAAAATATATAGTTACCTTTATATTAAATTTTAGTTCAAATTCGAACAATTTGTGTGGATTTTATAGTATTTAAGAATGCGCTAAAGGCGGGTATAAATACATCCGACTTCCGATTCAATCGATGGTTTTAGCCTTGACGCCTTCTCAAAACTTGTACTAAGAAGAAAACGGCAAATGCTGCATCTGTTATTGTTGTTTTTCATTAATATCTGTGAAACGCCaatgttatatttatttattaaacacCAGAATTTAATAAATACATAGGTTGTTCCATTGCATTTTGATAGAGTCAAAATATTACTAACCTCTTAATGGCAGCCACAGGCATCTCTCATCTTGTGTTTCCCTTCATTTTTCTCCTCAGCCTCTGCACCTCTGCTTCTCAACACTTGAATGTAAAGGCAATATCTTTACCCTTCTCCTTCTACCAACTCTATGTTATATAGTAAATAACTTCATCTCCCTCTGTTTGAATTATTAATGACTAACATTTTATTCTCTGCCAAATCAGCTTTACATTGTGTACATGGGTGATGTTCCATCCCCAGATTATTCCCAAACAGCGGCGACTGCATCCCACGTTTTATTGCTTCATCCTGTACTTGGAAGGTTTTTATATAATTCCTCCTTCTGTATGTCCACTCTGTCCTTCTAAAGAAGAGctatttttctaatttaaatattttcaatatgcTTGTTAAGCCATGAGGCAGCACATGAATCTTTGGTTCATAGTTATTGGAAGAGCTTTAATGGATTCGCGGCTTGGCTTTCTTCATCTCATGTCCAACATCTCTCAAGTAAGATTGCGCCGTATTTACCCAAACTAATTGTAGGAATTATTAGAATGCTGTCGACATACCATAATGGTGGACAACAAATTTTTTGAATTGATAAATTCCTTTATGCAAGCTGTATATTTGCACTCCTTGCTCTATGTAGGAGACATGTTTCAATATTGACCAATGTCGTGCTTGTTTAAGAATTATAGGCACAGAGGGTGTAGTTTCGGTGTTTAAAAGCAAAAAGGCTCAACTCTTGACAAGTAGATCATGGGATTTTGTGGGACTTCCTCTGTCTCAGCAAACCAATTATTTGGAATATCAAAGTGACGTAATTGTTGGCGTTCTAGATTCAGGTAAAAGTAAAACAATAGAAGCCTCATTGGTACCACAGAAGAGACAGTATAATGGTTTTGCATATTTCCCATATTAATTCTGAAAAAATTTCTGACCCAATTTGCGTGTAGGGGTATGGCCGGAATCAGAAAGTTTCGATGACGCGGGATTGGGTCCCATTCCCTCAAAATGGAGGGGACTGTGCGAGACAACACCCGACTTTAAAGCCTGCAATAAGTAAACACTCATTCGTTCTACTTTTAGAACTAAATCCATTTCCCATTCAGAAACACTAgtgcagaaattttttttttttaattttttgccatGCTGACAATTGAGTTTTAACTGTTTCCCAGGAAACTAATAGGTGCACGCTTTTATTCTAAAGGCTTTACATCTCCACTACCTGCCGGCGAGTTCCTCTCTCCAAGAGATTCAGATGGCCATGGAACACACACCGCCTCCACAGTTGCTGGAAGCATTGTCAGAAATGCCAGCCTCTTTGGACTAGCCCAAGGAAATGTACGTGGAGGAGTACCAGGTGCAAGGATTGCTATGTACAAGGCTTGTTGGTCACTTTCTTGCAGCGATGTAGATCTCCTTGCAGCGTTTGATGATGCAATCTATGATGGTGTGGATGTCATTTCTGTTTCAATTGGTTATTCAACTGGAGGCTTCCTTCCCCCACCTGACTACTTCGAAGATAGCATTGCAATAGGAGCATTCCATGCTATGAAGAGAGGAATCTTAACATCAAATTCTGCTTGTAACGATGCCCTTGAGGGATCTGTTTGCAACTTTTCCCCCTGGTCTCTGACAGTGGCTGCAAGCACCATTGATCGCCAGTTCAAATCAGAACTTACTTTGGGAAATCAGATGTCTTTCGAGGTAAATTGAACATATCATTGTTTCCACTGATATTAAGTGGTCAAAGTTCTAATGTGTTGAGTTTATGGTGACGTAGGGGCATGCTATAAACACATTCATAATGGAGCAGCCTTGGTATCctttagtatatggaggagatgctGCTAATGTTTCTGGTGGTTTTTCTTCAGAGGACTCCAGGTGAAATGCGTAACAAAATCACATGATATTGATTAAGAATTACTTCAATTATATTTGTTCATTTTGTTGAACTCAAAGCTCTCCATTTGTTAATTGTGAATTTGATCAGTGGTTGCGGGTTATATTCTCTGGACCCCAGTATAGTCGAAGGAAAAATAGTCGTTTGCTACTTATCAAGCCCCGGTGATCTGCCAGATGGTGGAGTGTATGTCTCTGGAGGGGCAGGTGCCATAATAATGTACGATCCAATGAATGATACTGCTTTCTCGTTCATGGTCCCTGCCACAGTTATTTCACGCAAGCAGGGAGAGGTTGTCAGATCTTACATCAATTCTACAAGGTAAATGGGTTGACCAATGAAATGAATTACTTTTCTCTCCATTAAAGATGTATTTGATTGAGTAGAAAGTCGCCTAGGATATCTAGGAAAGTTTcaaaattttagaatttttatatTGTGAAATGGGGATTGCTATATTAAACTAAGTTTAGAAAGATTTTTCAGGATTGGATAGGGTGGTAAATGATCatctaaatataattatttttttacaaTTATTTTAGTATGAATTAGTAAGCTGCCTTTAAAATATAAGTGTAATATTGATTATATGTTTTATAACTCTACATCTCACTACTAACATTACTTGCAGTTTAGGATGATGATGGTTGCAGATGGGCCCTTTAAGATTAGAGTTGTTGTTCTAGTGTATGGGAGTACTCAGCCGTATGGTCATCCCAGTTATTAAGAATTACATCCAAATTTGGTTAAAATATTAGAGCCCCTATTCAAGATTACTGAAAAATTGTACAAGTACTGACATTTAGAATGATTATATCTATGGtacaaataaaaatcaaaactgaaatcaaaacCTCTAACATGGGTAGTTGAATAAAAAATGAAAACTCTGAATAAAACCATGCTTTAAGAAACGTTTTATGCTTTAACTCTTGTACATTTTAATAGGTCTCCTATTGCAAGTATAGCAAAAAGTGTGGCTGGGAATGATTCACCTGCACCTATAACAGCTTCATTCTCATCTAAAGGTCCTAGCAAAATCACGCCAGATCTTCTAAAGGTATGAAAACTCAAATATCTGATTGGAATTTGAAAATTCGTTTACAAGGGACTTGAATTGCTCATAGTTAACTATTAAACAAATCCATTCATATTATAATTCCTTGACAGCCTGATATCACCGCACCTGGTGTAGATATTCTAGCGGCTTGGTCAAAAGTTGCACCAATGAGCATAGATCCTTTGGACAAAAGAGTAGTGGATTTCAATATCATCTCCGGAACATCCATGTCATGTCCTCATGCCACAGGAGCAGCTGCCTATGTCAAGTCATTTCATCCTGACTGGTCTCCTGCTGCTATTAAATCCGCTCTCATGACCACAGGTGGATATCGATTCAAATACCCaaaaattgtattaaattcatttatctTTACTTAACTCTTGACACAATTTCATTTGTCATGCAGCATCAGCATTAGATGCAACACTAGACGGCAATGAAGCTGCAGAATTAGGATATGGTGCAGGGCAGATTAATCCCCTGAAGGCCATCAATCCAGGGCTTGTCTATGACACCGATGCAAATTCTTATATCAACATGCTATGTAGCCAAGGATACAATGAAACATCTTTACGTTTGCTGACAGGAGAATTTATCAGCTGTTCTTCAAAATTATCTAAACAAGGAGTATGGGAACTTAACTATCCTTCCATAATGGTTATTAGCAATGCAAGCGAGCCCTTTTTGGCTCAATTTCCAAGAACTGTTACAAATGTGGGACCTGCAAAATCTACATATGAAGTCAAAATAGATGCACCCTTTGGAATGAACGTGACAGTGGAACCAGATACACTCACTTTCACGTCCTCCAACCAGAAGATGTCATACAATGTAAAAATTGAAAGTCAAGTCATACCAGATAATTACGCTTTACTATCAGGTGCACTGACTTGGAGCTTTGGCAATTACAGTGTGCGCAGCCCCATTCTTGTATATTATGATGTGAAACAGTAAGACAATCATTGCATCTATACGTAACTGTTAATTAGGTATTACTTTGAAATTGTACCACTAAAACCCAAAGTAATTTTTCTTGCCATTATTCATGGTTATTGTTTCGCTTCTGattttgtttgaaatatttttACCGAATAAAAATTGCTGGAAATTTGTGTCACatgatcaagatgtttgttttttAAACAG is a window of Cryptomeria japonica unplaced genomic scaffold, Sugi_1.0 HiC_scaffold_294, whole genome shotgun sequence DNA encoding:
- the LOC131870130 gene encoding cucumisin-like, yielding MGDVPSPDYSQTAATASHVLLLHPVLGSHEAAHESLVHSYWKSFNGFAAWLSSSHVQHLSSTEGVVSVFKSKKAQLLTSRSWDFVGLPLSQQTNYLEYQSDVIVGVLDSGVWPESESFDDAGLGPIPSKWRGLCETTPDFKACNKKLIGARFYSKGFTSPLPAGEFLSPRDSDGHGTHTASTVAGSIVRNASLFGLAQGNVRGGVPGARIAMYKACWSLSCSDVDLLAAFDDAIYDGVDVISVSIGYSTGGFLPPPDYFEDSIAIGAFHAMKRGILTSNSACNDALEGSVCNFSPWSLTVAASTIDRQFKSELTLGNQMSFEGHAINTFIMEQPWYPLVYGGDAANVSGGFSSEDSSGCGLYSLDPSIVEGKIVVCYLSSPGDLPDGGVYVSGGAGAIIMYDPMNDTAFSFMVPATVISRKQGEVVRSYINSTRSPIASIAKSVAGNDSPAPITASFSSKGPSKITPDLLKPDITAPGVDILAAWSKVAPMSIDPLDKRVVDFNIISGTSMSCPHATGAAAYVKSFHPDWSPAAIKSALMTTASALDATLDGNEAAELGYGAGQINPLKAINPGLVYDTDANSYINMLCSQGYNETSLRLLTGEFISCSSKLSKQGVWELNYPSIMVISNASEPFLAQFPRTVTNVGPAKSTYEVKIDAPFGMNVTVEPDTLTFTSSNQKMSYNVKIESQVIPDNYALLSGALTWSFGNYSVRSPILVYYDVKQ